A DNA window from Pseudomonas wuhanensis contains the following coding sequences:
- a CDS encoding haloacid dehalogenase-like hydrolase codes for MKFAPKMLAAVLCLGLAGQAFATDLKHWPADQAKALDAMIAANANKGNFAVFDMDNTSYRYDLEESLLPFMENKGLITRESLDPSLKLIPFKDTADHKESLFSYYYRLCEIDDMVCYPWVAQVFSGFTLQELKGNVDELMASGKPVPSTYYEGDVVKTIDVNPPKIFTGQKELYNKLMENGIEVYVMTAASEELVRMVASDPKYGYNVKPQNVIGVSLLLKDRKTGELTTARKQVTAGKYDEKANLGLELTPYLWTPATWMAGKQSAILTYIDEWKKPVLVGGDTPTSDGYMLFHSVDVSKGGIHLWVNRKDKYMTQINGMMAKNAAAQAKEGLAVTADKNWVIVKPEEIQ; via the coding sequence ATGAAGTTCGCACCGAAAATGCTGGCTGCCGTACTCTGCTTGGGCCTTGCCGGCCAAGCGTTCGCTACTGACCTGAAACACTGGCCAGCCGATCAGGCCAAGGCGCTGGACGCGATGATCGCGGCCAATGCCAACAAGGGTAACTTCGCGGTGTTCGACATGGACAACACCAGTTACCGCTACGACCTTGAAGAGTCCTTGTTGCCGTTCATGGAAAACAAGGGCCTGATCACCCGCGAGAGCCTCGATCCCTCCCTGAAACTGATCCCGTTCAAGGACACGGCCGACCATAAGGAAAGCCTGTTCAGCTATTACTATCGCCTCTGCGAAATCGACGACATGGTTTGCTATCCATGGGTCGCCCAAGTGTTTTCCGGCTTCACGCTTCAGGAGCTCAAGGGCAACGTCGATGAGTTGATGGCGTCTGGCAAACCGGTGCCGAGCACTTATTACGAAGGCGACGTGGTCAAGACCATCGACGTCAACCCGCCGAAAATCTTCACCGGTCAGAAAGAGCTCTACAACAAGCTGATGGAGAACGGCATCGAGGTCTATGTGATGACCGCCGCCTCCGAAGAACTGGTGCGCATGGTCGCCTCCGATCCGAAGTACGGCTACAACGTCAAACCGCAGAACGTGATCGGCGTGAGCCTGCTGCTCAAGGACCGCAAGACCGGCGAGTTGACCACGGCACGCAAGCAAGTCACCGCGGGCAAGTATGACGAGAAGGCCAACCTGGGCCTCGAACTGACCCCGTACCTGTGGACCCCGGCCACCTGGATGGCGGGTAAACAGTCGGCGATCCTGACGTACATCGATGAATGGAAAAAACCGGTCCTGGTGGGCGGCGATACCCCGACCAGCGATGGCTACATGCTGTTCCACAGCGTCGACGTGTCCAAGGGCGGCATCCATTTGTGGGTTAACCGCAAAGACAAGTACATGACCCAGATTAACGGCATGATGGCCAAGAACGCAGCAGCCCAGGCGAAAGAAGGCTTGGCGGTGACGGCGGATAAGAACTGGGTGATCGTGAAGCCTGAAGAGATTCAGTAA